In bacterium, the genomic window AACGGTTCTCGGCACATGTTGACGCTTGATAGTCAATGAGGAAGATCTCTGCATTTAGAGGGTGTCCTGGCACTGGTGGTGTACCCGTGGTAGTGGAAAACATATTAATACCGGCCACCGGTCCTGATGGAGGCAAATATGTATTCGAGGTAAGATTCACATTTGTCGGATGGTCACCAGCATCATCCCAAATACATGCTGGCTGCCCTGATACTACCTGCCAGTAGGGATTAGCAGCATTAAAACTTATTGGTCCCCGAAAGGTATTGAGAGCAGAGCGTTCAAAGTCATGATTGGCAAGCACGTACTCTGAAGCACCATCTTCATTGGAATCAATTTGATTTGAAACAACTCGAATACTACTCTGATCTCCAAGGGCCCATTCCAGACAACCAGAAGAACCTGGTTGTATACAAATAAGGTCTGGCTTGTTGAGAAATGATACTGCGGCTTCGTCGTTTTTAAAGAATGTTGTTGTTCCGTCGGGATGTAGTAAAGCGGCAGTACGCGCAACGGTAATCCCAGCGTCGGTATAAAAACCTGCTATGACAAGGGTCATAATCTCAATCGCTCGCACTGAGGTGTCCGTATAATCTCGGAGTGTCATATCGAAGTCAAATCCAGCGAAAGCATTTGGGGCCTCTCTGTTCACATACAAAGTGACCGGTTCAAAAAGGTCCCAAGTAGAACTCTCCCTTGGGAGCATCCGATACAGTGCTACTCCACCAGAATTGTCGACCTGAGTACCCGCAGGGACACTTGGATTACCATAAATTCGACCAACTCGAGTAGGAGCGCTGACTGCGACAAATACTTTTCCGGTTTCGCTATCTCTAACTCCTCGCACAACGTATCCAAAACTATCCGTATCAGAAGAACCTGTTGGCAGTTGCGGAGTATCATCCGTTATAAATAATGCATTTTTTATCTGATCGGCTTGCACCTGCACTACTCCGCCCGAATGCATCAAAGTACCAGTTGGAGCTAGCTGAAGGTGCACGACATATACCATTCCCTTACCGGCACCATTCTTTGGATCTTGCGTTCCCGGGGCTCCTACGAGAACGGCATCCGTACCATCACCATTGACATCAACGGCATCAAGTGACAAACCGAAGAAATAATCGTGCTGAAGGCTGAAATTATTATACGCTCCGTCAAGATTGCCTACTGCATTCATAACTACCTCGGCCGTCATCTCCGCAACTGGCATCGGAGTAGGATTATTCTGAATATCATGCAGATTACTTAAGGAGTATAAGAAAATCGTCCCTAGCTTATCGTTAGGAGAAATCGCATAGGTCTCTGGCGCTGAAACTGCGAGGTACTGCTGAGGACCTGCCGTTACCACCTTCATTGAATATCCAAATTTCCCTACAGTACACTGAGTACCGATTCCTGCACACTGTGATGAGGAAGGAGGATTAACCGTCCTTAAATAGGTAAGATTACTTCCGGTTGCATCAAATATAGTGAGCTGTTGCGTAGTTGTATCACTTGCAACAAGGTATTGTTCACCACTTGGCGCAGTATAGGCCGCTAACGCCTTTCCAAGGTTTGTTGAAGAGCTTGGTTGTTGATAGGTATTCACTATTCCACACAAAGGTGCCGTTGTGGAATGAAATGCTTCTAGCATATCCGGCGAGAGTTTGAACACCTTTCGCGTCAATGGATCACTGGTGTACACATACGAGCCATGTTGTAGAATGCTCTTACCAAAAGCCCACAGAGATCCATTTTGAGACGGTGACTCGACCAACTGTCCGATTTTCTCCGTCGCAACCGCTGAGGCATTCAATGAACAGAGTCCCTGAGCCTCGACCTGTGACTGAAGGGTAAAAAATGGAGCCAGCGCTATAGCTACGTATATGACCGTACTGAGTACTCGCTGCACCGACAGCGCCACACTCTGGAACTGGATAACACATTCTTTCTCGTATATCTCCTCACAAAATCCACCATGAGAAGACGTGTCGAACCCGGTATTTTGCGAAACAAACCTAACCATAAACCCTCACTCTTTATTTTCCATGACAAAAAACCACTAGCTTGCGTTCTGAACATAGCGCTACCGTGTTATGGCCGAAATAAATGTGCATGATGCACATTTTTTAAAATTTCTCGAAAAAAGCTGTTACCTACAAAAATATCCTAAAAAAAAAACATAAAATGTTCTTATTTCCTTTTTTTTGAAACAGATAGGCTAAAAAGTACGATAAATAAACACGGGTGGGAAGCATTTCGAAAACGTACTGAGTTACAATTCGAAATAACTTTAAAGAGGTTTTGTGGAAATAACTCGGGTAAGCAGTCAAACATATGGCGCCTCTCCTTGGTTGGGTGGCGCTCTCCACCAAGGCTGCGGATTGCCGCTCAAAGAGCCTACTCTGTGGGCAGCCTCCCAACAATACCGATGTTATCAACGTCAGTATGGGGGAGCACTAATAGAGCTTACCATGGCTCTTCCAGTCCTACTCATACTTCTCTCTGCTGTCATGTATTTTGCTCACCTTATGTCCGCACGAGCAGCTATAGTAACCGCTGTGAACTCAGTTCGAATTGCTGCTACAAGAGCAAACTCACCTATATCTACTGAGGTGTTTCGAGAGATCGAAAGCTTTCATGCTACCGGCAATGCCTCACAACGACTAAAATCGCTACTTGCCTCGAAAGACCTAGAAGACGCGGCATTTAGCACTTCAGGGAGAGATAGTTATAATGATTTTCTAAAGGATGCATCTCAGTTTCCAGCCCCCGCTCCAGAGTTGATGGGACTCGAAAAAGAAGACCTTATCAGCATGGTCTATTCTATAGGTATCGTTCGTCAAAGTCTTGGAGAACATGTAAAGACCCCCTGTCAGGAGCCCGGCTGCTTACTCTGCCTCCCCATCCCTCCTCCATGGGCCGATGTCAGCCCAGGACAAACAAGTACTCTAACAACCAAGCCAGCGAGAGCACGCTTTGCGGGTATTCGTTGCGAGTACATACCTGACGGATTCATTTTCAACATGATAAACTCGCTCTTGAGGTTGTTAGACCCCAATGGTGGGGATCTCTCACCTATCACCTTTCGCCAGCAGCGATCGGTAATTTTTGATGGTTGGGGAGAACAGGGATGAAAGCGTCTCGAGTCTGTAGGGCACAAAGAAACTCTTACTCTTCTGAAAAGGGCTCAGCACTCGTACTCATTAGCGTGAGTATTCTAGGGGTTATTATTTTCGCTACTATCTTTGCGTTCGATAACGTCACTTCCCATAAAGCAAACCTTCTCGCACAACATACAGCCGATAAAGCCATCTTTTATGCAAAAGACCTTTTCCTTGTTACGAGTGGATACTCTGCTCTTCAAACAGCAGTCAATACACTCCCGGCGGACGGAAAGCTCATAGACGAAGATGCCCGATTTAAAATTACCAAAGTAATTGCTGTTTTCCCTGCAATCTCAAATACCCTTCCGCCTCAGGTAAAAGGAGACGACCTTCATGGTGGGAGTGCGCGGATGAGTTTTGCTGATTTCAACACGGCTTTTAATACCAACCTTATCTGTCCAGCAACAGTCAACGACGCTGATTGCCTTGTCTATCTCGATGTTGAGAGTACTGTACCACAAGGGCTCGTGCCCGCAGGCTTTTGGGACAGGGACCAGCACGGAATGCACTTCGGAATGGCTATACAGGTAGCAAGTGATACTGTATTTTTAAAGATTGATGGAATCACCTCTGTTACAGGCAAAGGGAAAGCCTTTTTGTCCATCTCACATCGAAACAAAATAGCTCTTGAGGATGTTCCTAACTCCTCGGGTCGTCCCTCTTACATTTTGGGCATTGCTCCCCAGGCAATGACCCTTCCCCTGGAAAATTCAAGCTTCTCGTATCCTGCGAATTATTCCAGCACACTAAATCCAGCTTCAAGCTCGCAGACCTACTCTGGATTCGAAAAATCCAGTCCTCCAGCTGGTAGTAACCCCCTCGATGTTAATAAGATTTTTCGAGGTTCTTTCAGCCGTCCCGAACAGCCGATGTATCCCCTCGACGCACCTGCTACACCTGATTTTCGACAAGCGCTCATTTCAGGATGCTTTGCGCCGTGGATTGCAGCTAGAAATCTGTTCATTCAACTATTAGTTGAAGAGATGAGTAGACTCGGTTCACTCCGTGATACATTTCAATTTGGAATAGTCCACTCTTTTGGTGATGATGGATCGCCTACACGTCCGACGATAGTCAAGCTCCCCGGTGAAGATCCATTTCCAAACTCTGCAAGCAATCCCACCAATGGCATGATTCTCCCCTTCGTCAATCGCCGAAAAACAAATGGAGAGTTGCGTTGTAATTTCAAGGATGGAGACGGATGTATACCAGAAGATGGCTGGTATATAGAGCAGTTCAGAAGCTGTTTTCACGCCAACTCGACTACTAATGGCGTTGAGAGTGCCACGCCATACTTTCAGTTTTCAGATGTTTCAAATAGAGGCATGTCATATGAACCTGCGCACTACCAGTCAAAGAGCACAGCTCACCAATTAGTTCCTAGCTCTATCCCATATGGTCAGTACGGCAATGATGGCATCTCAAAGACACTCGGTCTCAGTCAAGTTGTTCGGTTCATGGGAGTAGAACAACGATGTGTTCAACATAAGAGTGGAGGAGCTGGAAATTGCGAACGTCCTGCTGATCCCTCAAAGCTCCTTAATCCCAATGACAACGTCATACCTGACATCACGAGCTTCCTTCGATATGCGAGTGCTCAGGACACTGGCTATGAGAAAGCTGGTCCCCTGCAGTATAAAGAATCCAATCCCACCGCTACGTTTAAAACCGTACAGATAGAAAACCAGGATATTCGGCCTCTTGGACTAGGCTATCATCCCGCTGATGTCATTCTCATACTGAATCAGCGACTGCCTAGTACTATTGGAGCTCCCAGCCATATTCAGAGCTACCGCGGAAATATCCAGCGAGAGGTGACGCGTCTCAACCAGCAAGGCAGACGGGTAATAGTGATCTTTTTCGCTCGAGGTCCCGAAGACGAAGGGACATTCCTCGGACCGGGCAACGTCATCGATGATGTTTTTCAAGATCTACAAGAAACATTTTGTGTGAATTTTACAGGGGGACAGTGCATGACAACTCCTCCAGTAGATTTTCTTGGTAATGCCGTTGTTCGGATAGCGCCAGCACAAATTACTTCTAGCCCACCATATCCGCAGTATGTAAGCAGCGAGTGCCCACGAAGACCCCCCGCGCAGTTTGGCTCATATTCGTATCCCGCTGAGTATAATACTGATCAGTGTTTTCAAAATTTCTATCTCGATCTACTTACTCGTGATGAACCGCGTAGCATTGAAGAAGAGGTCAGAGGAATCATGAACTCTCTATTATTTGACCTTCGAGTCTCACTATAAAGCGCAAGGAGAGAAAGAGAGAGTTGAAAAGAAGAGTTTTGTGTGTGTAGGAATAAGGGGAGCATGTATTCTACAACGGTTTTTGAGGAGGAAACTGATGAAACATACTTCACAGAAAGGCAAGTGGGTATTCAGCGCACTGAAGGGAGATAAGCATTCTGAATGCGAGCGAGGCTCGACTTTTCACTGCGAGCGAGGCTCGACTTTTCACAGCGAGCGAGGCTCGACTTTTCACAGCGAGCGAGGCTCGACCGTTATCGAGTACGTCCTTGGGATTGCGCTCCTTTTCCCGGTAGCTCTCGGTATTGGTCTTTCACTAGAAAAGGTCAGCCAGTCACGAGGACAAGTTGCGCTCGAGGCGTCTCAATACCTCT contains:
- a CDS encoding pilus assembly protein, which encodes MEITRVSSQTYGASPWLGGALHQGCGLPLKEPTLWAASQQYRCYQRQYGGALIELTMALPVLLILLSAVMYFAHLMSARAAIVTAVNSVRIAATRANSPISTEVFREIESFHATGNASQRLKSLLASKDLEDAAFSTSGRDSYNDFLKDASQFPAPAPELMGLEKEDLISMVYSIGIVRQSLGEHVKTPCQEPGCLLCLPIPPPWADVSPGQTSTLTTKPARARFAGIRCEYIPDGFIFNMINSLLRLLDPNGGDLSPITFRQQRSVIFDGWGEQG